From the Mastacembelus armatus chromosome 14, fMasArm1.2, whole genome shotgun sequence genome, one window contains:
- the nectin1a gene encoding nectin 1a isoform X2 — translation MENAGLWIFLITTCVIPGINGQTVEMDDGKWGYVGSKVDLRCRFINSSPPVKISQVTWQKLVNGTKQNVAIANPSLGVSVAPPYRDRVTFKNASVRRRTPTLEDTTIMFSSLRLSDEATYICEYTTFPAGNRENTVNLTVFVRPTTQMSLSTPTLVARSSNLKTPVATCVSANGKPPGAIRWETRVPGEVTTREYRNSDGTFTVQSDYILVPSRDTHKETLTCVTTYNEEVFTDSVTLDIQYEPDVSVDGFDGNWYLNRENVQLSCQADANPAVSLYQWRMINGSIPNSAEIRDNIITFKGPVTYDLQGIYVCDATNSIGTRSGTVDVSIIEKPLPQIATSDVISVIALLLAAGVLMGITITVLVLKIRSTKDNSSNDSPSRKQPIRKRPGDDIQDICHHLLGQLNRRKPALMSLQIKMSVVKKKPVV, via the exons GAATAAATGGACAGACTGTAGAAATGGATGATGGGAAATGGGGGTATGTTGGCTCAAAAGTGGATCTCCGCTGTCGGTTCATCAACAGCTCCCCGCCTGTCAAAATCTCCCAG GTCACTTGGCAGAAACTGGTGAATGGCACCAAGCAGAATGTGGCAATCGCCAATCCATCCCTGGGTGTGTCCGTGGCCCCGCCCTACAGGGACCGTGTCACCTTCAAGAACGCATCAGTGAGGCGGCGAACTCCAACTCTCGAAGATACCACCATCATGTTCTCCTCACTGCGACTTTCTGACGAGGCCACGTACATCTGTGAATACACCACGTTCCCCGCAGGGAACCGAGAGAACACTGTAAACCTCACTGTCTTTG TTCGCCCAACAACTCAGATGAGCCTGTCCACGCCGACACTGGTGGCTCGCTCGTCCAATCTGAAAACACCAGTGGCCACCTGCGTCTCTGCTAATGGAAAACCACCTGGTGccatcag GTGGGAAACGAGGGTGCCGGGAGAAGTGACCACTCGAGAGTACAGAAACTCAGACGGGACGTTCACAGTTCAGAGTGACTACATTTTAGTGCCCAGCAGAGATACACACAAGGAGACTCTCACCTGTGTCACAACCTACAATGAGGAGGTCTTCACTGACAGTGTCACCCTCGATATTCAGT ATGAGCCAGATGTTTCAGTGGATGGGTTTGATGGGAACTGGTACTTGAACCGAGAGAACGTCCAGCTGAGCTGCCAAGCTGATGCCAACCCAGCCGTCTCTCTGTACCAGTGGAGAAT GATTAATGGTTCCATCCCAAACAGTGCTGAGATCCGAGACAACATCATTACCTTCAAAGGCCCGGTCACATATGACCTGCAAGGTATCTATGTGTGTGATGCAACCAACAGCATCGGGACGCGATCGGGCACTGTGGACGTCAGCATCATAG AAAAGCCACTACCGCAGATCGCAACAAGTGATGTCATCAGCGTAATCGCCCTATTGCTGGCCGCTGGAGTGCTCATGGGTATTACCATCACGGTCCTGGTGCTGAAAATAAGAAGTACAAAAGACAACTCCTC AAATGACTCCCCATCCAGAAAACAGCCCATAAGAAAAAGACCAGGAGATGATATCCAG GACATATGTCATCACCTACTGGGACAATTGAACAGAAGGAAGCCAGCATTAATGTCATTACAAATCAAAATGTctgtagtgaaaaaaaaacctgttgtATGA
- the vsig10l2 gene encoding V-set and immunoglobulin domain-containing protein 10-like 2, whose amino-acid sequence MVAQLLGLAFLFLPSSLVTFMTYGVCVYPLPPPAVQINPSGEVVYQDTSVYGVVGKAVILECGTALPDMYIWSFTKPSTEAIKAIVYDLGQGPKIQKLAETLGQLTVISNSAAVSIEKLPLAAQGLFTCQAFYDIDTEPKVYYYYVHLTVRVPVSKPYLLISDASPVEGSIMWMRCNLENGTGPIQYVWQHETRSGNISTFAQGNTSVINVTDVNRNHTGWYRCAASNPVNSETSNRLWLDIIFGPDIPQIDVTPYSMTERGYSALERETVSLLCQAPSNPASQYVWFYNNSQVYTGPQFTITKILRMHTGDYTCLAQNTYLNTRSKKTISLTVYYPPDGSPSCSVEPALNHTSLRLRCSWPGGFPSPSLYWTGDIKRVGQDQADTGEQTNPLSNTDILLPPEGLTSNNSLFKCLGSHPALKQSTECSTRAYVPPAEPLCFAYVTNNKEYLMLSCSWNGGAPKALVWWEGPGGQGKGGEENANILILRYGTARSGKPYTCHAKHPLLAETKTCRLTLEAPVLLTQRRVVSVYEGSDVQLTCNLRDNYLPANEIIWFNNQGVDIQDTTKYTLLRTSAWANLTVRDTNETQDSGEYRCSTYNAVGGTEINITLVVKRYPVPPNVTLVKVMYNSRQRNEVELEWQVENEEGGGWTGFILEHRWMSERPGKRGSNNDSKEEIEGRISHPVWYSNIIQDPEARGHTVGKLTPTVTYQFRITPVNHRTIGHPSAAKTPDPPDGSPSCSVEPALNHTSLRLRCSWPGGFPSPSLYWTGDIKRVGQDQADTGEQTNPLSNTDILLPPEGLTSNNSLFKCLGSHPALKQSTECSTRAYVPPAEPLCFAYVTNNKEYLMLSCSWDGGAPKALVWWEGPGGQGKGGEENANILILRYGTARSGKPYTCHAKHPLLAETKTCRLTLEAPVLLTQRRVVSVYEGSDVQLTCNLRDNYLPANEIIWFNNQGVDIQDTTKYTLLRTSAWANLTVRDTNETQDSGEYRCSTYNAVGGTEINITLVVKRYPVPPNVTLIKVMYNSRQRNEVELEWQVENEEGGGWTGFILEHRWMSERPGKRGSNNDSKEEIEGRISHPVWYSNIIQDPEARGHTVGKLTPTVTYQFRITPVNHRTIGHPSAAKTPAEPRYNMYPAVIGAAIGGMLFAAIITVLLLMYIIRNRNNNPRLHDMLFGLQHSQSRENINFPEDEVVGGSEGGTEEIGGSSSPGKLHQHQIYSGRDCTIGCN is encoded by the exons ATGGTGGCCCAACTACTAGGGCTGGCCTTTCTCTTTCTACCTAGCAGCCTGGTCACTTTTATGACATATGG tgtctgtgtgtatcctctccctcctccagcGGTGCAGATCAATCCCAGTGGGGAGGTGGTTTACCAGGACACCAGCGTATATGGGGTGGTGGGCAAAGCGGTAATCCTGGAGTGTGGAACCGCCTTACCTGACATGTACATATGGAGCTTCACCAAGCCCAGCACTGAAGCTATAAAGGCCATTGTGTATGATTTGGGGCAAGGGCCCAAGATCCAGAAGCTGGCCGAGACACTCGGACAGCTGACGGTCATCTCGAACAGTGCAGCTGTGAGCATCGAGAAACTGCCTCTGGCTGCCCAGGGCCTGTTCACCTGCCAGGCCTTCTATGACATAGATACGGAGCCCAAAGTCTACTACTACTATGTGCACCTCACTGTGCGGG TTCCTGTGAGTAAGCCTTATCTCCTGATAAGTGATGCATCTCCAGTGGAAGGATCTATTATGTGGATGCGCTGCAATCTGGAAAACGGGACTGGGCCGATCCAGTATGTGTGGCAGCACGAAACCCGCAGTGGCAACATCTCAACCTTTGCACAGGGCAACACCAGCGTGATCAACGTGACCGATGTAAACCGCAACCACACCGGGTGGTACCGCTGTGCGGCCAGTAACCCTGTCAACAGTGAGACCTCCAACCGGTTATGGCTGGACATCATCT TCGGCCCGGACATTCCTCAGATAGATGTGACTCCGTACAGTATGACAGAGCGGGGATATTCAGCACTGGAGAGAGAGACTGTTTCTTTACTGTGTCAAGCCCCATCCAACCCGGCTAGTCAGTACGTCTGGTTCTACAACAACTCCCAGGTCTACACCGGACCACAGTTCACCATCACCAAGATCCTCCGCATGCACACCGGCGACTACACCTGCCTGGCACAGAACACCTACCTCAACACCCGCTCCAAAAAAACCATCAGTCTGACTGTCTACT ACCCACCCGATGGCTCCCCCTCCTGTTCAGTGGAGCCAGCTCTGAATCACACCTCTCTGAGACTGCGCTGCTCCTGGCCTGGTGGattcccctctccctccctctacTGGACCGGAGACATAAAACGTGTAGGACAAGACCAGGCTGACACAGGGGAGCAAACAAATCCACTGAGCAACACTGACATCTTGCTGCCACCTGAAGGCCTGACTTCCAACAACAGCTTGTTTAAATGCCTGGGCTCCCACCCGGCACTTAAACAGTCAACAGAGTGCAGCACACGTGCAT ATGTTCCCCCTGCAGAGCCACTTTGTTTTGCCTATGTGACTAACAACAAAGAGTATCTAATGCTGTCCTGTTCCTGGAATGGAGGGGCGCCGAAAGCATTGGTGTGGTGGGAGGGCCCTGGTGGCCAAGGCAAAGGTGGAGAAGAAAACGCCAACATCCTGATCCTTCGCTATGGCACTGCCCGCAGCGGGAAGCCCTACACCTGCCATGCTAAACATCCACTTCTGGCTGAAACCAAGACCTGCAGGCTCACACTGG AGGCTCCTGTTCTGCTGACACAACGCAgagttgtgtctgtgtatgaggGGAGTGATGTGCAGCTCACCTGTAACCTGAGAGACAACTATCTTCCTGCCAACGAAATCATCTGGTTTAACAATCAGGGTGTTGACATCCAAGACACCACAAAGTACACACTGCTGCGAACATCTGCATGGGCCAATCTGACTGTGAGAGACACTAATGAGACTCAGGACAGTGGGGAGTACAGGTGCTCCACTTATAACGCAGTGGGAGGAACAGAAATCAACATCACTTTAGTGGTCAAGa GGTACCCAGTGCCACCCAATGTGACCCTGGTCAAAGTGATGTACAACAGCCGACAGCGTAACGAGGTGGAGCTGGAGTGGCAGGTAGAGAACGAGGAAGGAGGAGGTTGGACAGGATTCATCCTGGAGCACAGATGGATGTCAGAGCGACCGGGAAAGAGAGGAAGCAACAATGATTCAAAGGAGGAAATAGAGGGGAGGATTAGTCATCCTGTCTGGTACTCTAACATCATCCAGGACCCTGAAGCCAGGGGTCACACAGTAGGGAAACTGACACCAACTGTTACCTACCAGTTTCGCATCACACCCGTCAACCACCGCACCATCGGACACCCTTCTGCAGCAAAGACTCCAG ACCCACCCGATGGCTCCCCCTCCTGTTCAGTGGAGCCAGCTCTGAATCACACCTCTCTGAGACTGCGCTGCTCCTGGCCTGGTGGattcccctctccctccctctacTGGACCGGAGACATAAAACGTGTAGGACAAGACCAGGCTGACACAGGGGAGCAAACAAATCCACTGAGCAACACTGACATCTTGCTGCCACCTGAAGGCCTGACTTCCAACAACAGCTTGTTTAAATGCCTGGGCTCCCACCCGGCACTTAAACAGTCAACAGAGTGCAGCACACGTGCAT ATGTTCCCCCTGCAGAGCCACTTTGTTTTGCCTATGTGACTAACAACAAAGAGTATCTAATGCTGTCCTGTTCCTGGGATGGAGGGGCGCCGAAAGCATTGGTGTGGTGGGAGGGCCCTGGTGGCCAAGGCAAAGGTGGTGAAGAAAACGCCAACATCCTGATCCTTCGCTATGGCACTGCCCGCAGCGGGAAGCCCTACACCTGCCATGCTAAACATCCACTTCTGGCTGAAACCAAGACCTGCAGGCTCACACTGG AGGCTCCTGTTCTGCTGACACAACGCAgagttgtgtctgtgtatgaggGGAGTGATGTGCAGCTCACCTGTAACCTGAGAGACAACTATCTTCCTGCCAACGAAATCATCTGGTTTAACAATCAGGGTGTTGACATCCAAGACACCACAAAGTACACACTGCTGCGAACATCTGCATGGGCCAATCTGACTGTGAGAGACACTAATGAGACTCAGGACAGTGGGGAGTACAGGTGCTCCACTTATAACGCAGTGGGAGGAACAGAAATCAACATCACTTTAGTGGTCAaga GGTACCCAGTGCCACCCAATGTGACCCTGATCAAAGTGATGTACAACAGCCGACAGCGTAACGAGGTGGAACTGGAGTGGCAGGTAGAGAACGAGGAAGGAGGAGGTTGGACAGGATTCATCCTGGAGCACAGATGGATGTCAGAGCGACCGGGAAAGAGAGGAAGCAACAATGATTCAAAGGAGGAAATAGAGGGGAGGATTAGTCATCCTGTCTGGTACTCTAACATCATCCAGGACCCTGAAGCCAGGGGTCACACAGTAGGGAAACTGACACCAACTGTTACCTACCAGTTTCGCATCACACCCGTCAACCACCGCACCATCGGACACCCTTCTGCAGCAAAGACTCCAG CGGAACCACGCTACAACATGTATCCGGCTGTGATTGGAGCAGCTATTGGTGGGATGCTCTTTGCAGCAATCATCACAGTACTGCTGCTCATGTACATAATCCGCAACCGCAACAACAATCCGA GACTACATGATATGCTGTTCGGCTT GCAGCACAGTCAGTCAAGGGAAAACATCAACTTTCCAGAGGATGAAGTGGTAGGAGGCTCAGAGGGAGGAACAGAGGAGATTGGTGGATCATCCAGTCCAGGCAAGCTGCACCAACatcagatatacagtgg aaGGGACTGTACAattggttgcaattga
- the nectin1a gene encoding nectin 1a isoform X1, whose product MENAGLWIFLITTCVIPGINGQTVEMDDGKWGYVGSKVDLRCRFINSSPPVKISQVTWQKLVNGTKQNVAIANPSLGVSVAPPYRDRVTFKNASVRRRTPTLEDTTIMFSSLRLSDEATYICEYTTFPAGNRENTVNLTVFVRPTTQMSLSTPTLVARSSNLKTPVATCVSANGKPPGAIRWETRVPGEVTTREYRNSDGTFTVQSDYILVPSRDTHKETLTCVTTYNEEVFTDSVTLDIQYEPDVSVDGFDGNWYLNRENVQLSCQADANPAVSLYQWRMINGSIPNSAEIRDNIITFKGPVTYDLQGIYVCDATNSIGTRSGTVDVSIIEKPLPQIATSDVISVIALLLAAGVLMGITITVLVLKIRSTKDNSSNDSPSRKQPIRKRPGDDIQHSGRFYEELPNTADYVSYRLACNKEDYPEPYSPPINPPLTFLPQHPYLSQPTTGSSSSSTTTTMSKNTFSPPSHTAAIFKYPAVSGLSSPPPGVAAYTFPKEQYV is encoded by the exons GAATAAATGGACAGACTGTAGAAATGGATGATGGGAAATGGGGGTATGTTGGCTCAAAAGTGGATCTCCGCTGTCGGTTCATCAACAGCTCCCCGCCTGTCAAAATCTCCCAG GTCACTTGGCAGAAACTGGTGAATGGCACCAAGCAGAATGTGGCAATCGCCAATCCATCCCTGGGTGTGTCCGTGGCCCCGCCCTACAGGGACCGTGTCACCTTCAAGAACGCATCAGTGAGGCGGCGAACTCCAACTCTCGAAGATACCACCATCATGTTCTCCTCACTGCGACTTTCTGACGAGGCCACGTACATCTGTGAATACACCACGTTCCCCGCAGGGAACCGAGAGAACACTGTAAACCTCACTGTCTTTG TTCGCCCAACAACTCAGATGAGCCTGTCCACGCCGACACTGGTGGCTCGCTCGTCCAATCTGAAAACACCAGTGGCCACCTGCGTCTCTGCTAATGGAAAACCACCTGGTGccatcag GTGGGAAACGAGGGTGCCGGGAGAAGTGACCACTCGAGAGTACAGAAACTCAGACGGGACGTTCACAGTTCAGAGTGACTACATTTTAGTGCCCAGCAGAGATACACACAAGGAGACTCTCACCTGTGTCACAACCTACAATGAGGAGGTCTTCACTGACAGTGTCACCCTCGATATTCAGT ATGAGCCAGATGTTTCAGTGGATGGGTTTGATGGGAACTGGTACTTGAACCGAGAGAACGTCCAGCTGAGCTGCCAAGCTGATGCCAACCCAGCCGTCTCTCTGTACCAGTGGAGAAT GATTAATGGTTCCATCCCAAACAGTGCTGAGATCCGAGACAACATCATTACCTTCAAAGGCCCGGTCACATATGACCTGCAAGGTATCTATGTGTGTGATGCAACCAACAGCATCGGGACGCGATCGGGCACTGTGGACGTCAGCATCATAG AAAAGCCACTACCGCAGATCGCAACAAGTGATGTCATCAGCGTAATCGCCCTATTGCTGGCCGCTGGAGTGCTCATGGGTATTACCATCACGGTCCTGGTGCTGAAAATAAGAAGTACAAAAGACAACTCCTC AAATGACTCCCCATCCAGAAAACAGCCCATAAGAAAAAGACCAGGAGATGATATCCAG CATTCAGGACGATTTTATGAAGAACTTCCAAACACAGCAGACTACGTGAGCTACAGACTGGCCTGTAACAAGGAGGACTACCCAGAGCCCTACTCCCCTCCCATCAACCCTCCTCTCACATTCCTGCCGCAGCACCCCTACCTCTCACAACCAAccacaggaagcagcagcagcagcaccaccaccaccatgtcAAAAAAcaccttctctcctccttcacacaccGCAGCCATCTTTAAATACCCCGCTGTGTCGGGCCTGTCTTCCCCTCCCCCCGGGGTGGCTGCCTACACTTTTCCCAAAGAGCAGTACGTCTGA
- the chek1 gene encoding serine/threonine-protein kinase Chk1 yields MAVPFVQDWDLVQTLGEGAYGEVRLLVNRHTEEAVAVKVIDTSQAKECAENVKKEVCVHKMLNHTNIVRFFGHRKEGQTVYLFLEYCTGGELFDRIEPDVGMAEKDAHRFFQQLIAAVEYLHSVGITHRDIKPENILLDDKDNLKLTDFGLATVFRFKGRERLLNRICGTLPYVAPELLGQTEYKAQPADIWACGIVLTAMLAGELPWDQPTESCQEYSDWLQKKTYLPPWKKIQPMPLSLLSKLLLASPDVRITIKDIQKDRWFTQGVKQPAGSLGSGGNKILRSDVELKSRSNSDDRMQFSSSQPDLAAGGWEAMLLIGQNEGQVSFSQPTKPEHMLLGSQLLATPGASQSLWQRLVRRMTRFFTTVHADASLSALKDACNSLGLGFKLTCTKQVTVSTLDKRNSKLIFKVHLLEMNQRVLLDFRLSKGDGLEFKRLFVKIKQKLSDIISTQKILLPVT; encoded by the exons atGGCGGTGCCTTTTGTGCAGGACTGGGACCTTGTTCAGACACTGGGAGAAGGAGCCTACGGAGA AGTGAGGCTGCTGgtgaacagacacacagaggaggCGGTGGCAGTGAAGGTGATCGATACCTCTCAGGCTAAAGAATGTGCAGAAAATGTCAAGAAAGAAGTCTGTGTCCATAAG ATGCTCAACCACACCAACATCGTACGTTTCTTTGGCCATCGGAAGGAAGGACAGACTGTGTATCTTTTCTTGGAGTACTGCACCGGAGGAGAACTGTTCGACCGAATTG AGCCTGACGTGGGCATGGCAGAGAAAGACGCGCATAGATTTTTCCAGCAGCTAATAGCAGCTGTG GAGTATCTCCACAGTGTTGGCATCACCCACAGAGACATAAAGCCAGAGAACATTTTGCTGGATGACAAAG ATAACCTGAAGCTGACAGATTTTGGCCTAGCAACTGTGTTTCGTTTCAAAGGACGAGAGCGTCTTCTGAATCGAATCTGTGGGACTCTTCCTTACGTCGCCCCAGAGCTTCTAGGCCAAACTGAGTACAAAGCTCAGCCTGCAGATATTTGGGCTTGTGGGATAGTCCTCACTGCCATGCTGGCAGGAG AGTTGCCGTGGGACCAGCCCACTGAGAGCTGTCAAGAGTATTCAGATTGGCTTCAAAAGAAAACGTACCTACCTCCTTGGAAGAAAATACAACCAATGCCCCTTA GTTTGTTGTCCAAATTACTGCTAGCAAGTCCTGATGTACGCATCACCATCAAAGACATACAGAAGGACCGTTGGTTTACTCAAG GTGTAAAACAACCCGCAGGTTCTCTGGGTTCAGGAGGAAACAAAATTCTGCGATCAGATGTGGAACTCAAATCCCGATCCAACAG TGATGACCGGATGCAGTTTTCCAGCTCTCAGCCTGATCTTGCAGCAGGTGGCTGGGAAGCCATGTTGTTAATTGGTCAGAACGAGGGCCAAGTCAGCTTCTCCCAGCCGACAAAGCCAGAGCACATGTTGCTGGGTAGTCAGCTGCTGGCCACACCAGGAGCCAGTCAG TCGCTGTGGCAGAGATTAGTGCGCAGAATGACGCGTTTCTTCACCACTGTGCACGCCGACGCTTCATTATCTGCCCTGAAAGATGCCTGCAACAGCTTGGGACTTGGCTTCAAACTCACCTGCACCAAACAG GTGACAGTGAGCACACTGGACAAACGCAACAGCAAACTCATCTTCAAAGTCCATTTGCTAGAGATGAATCAGAGAGTGCTGCTGGACTTCAGACTGTCTAAG GGTGACGGTCTGGAGTTTAAACGCCTCTTTGTGAAGATAAAACAGAAGCTCTCTGATATCATCAGCACGCAGAAGATTTTACTCCCTGTCACTTGA